One Tenebrio molitor chromosome 2, icTenMoli1.1, whole genome shotgun sequence genomic region harbors:
- the LOC138123308 gene encoding probable serine/threonine-protein kinase samkC — protein sequence MNPKTQRLATQPEFLPKKPEARATLRTYTLTGVHNPSSSTNKRDGDLEIPNAEQHPQQKPAERSGQPQPEPERFEPKKPPAEPAERSGQPEPEPERFEPKTPPEKPPAEPAERSGKQLDDDLQLPAAETTAEKHPQRQGNSHFQPLSHQNQTVNSSHDHHNHNTIQHLDDVNHDSQQHPVHNTRKKSHHENNLLMQNVDISADYCCHNRTQLFNNVNHNPQDLLLITIKNTRSRLNCGVRRNHNMIQPSKYVNDDPPNMVFVKLQNTKSSSASVTPTWWKPSTDGRSHYVDRLRPDNHHQHLLLEEGKSSVAPNRQKKLLTVQL from the exons ATGAACCCCAAGACACAACGACTGGCGACGCAGCCGGAGTTCCTCCCCAAGAAGCCGGAGGCCCGCGCCACGCTCAGGACCTACACCTTGACCGGTGTACACAACCCCTCCTCGAGCACGAAC AAACGCGACGGTGATCTTGAGATTCCAAACGCTGAACAACACCCGCAACAAAAACCCGCCGAACGTTCAGGCCAGCCTCAGCCCGAGCCCGAACGCTTCGAACCAAAGAAACCACCAGCAGAACCAGCCGAACGTTCAGGTCAGCCCGAGCCTGAGCCCGAACGCTTCGAACCAAAAACGCCACCCGAAAAACCACCTGCAGAACCAGCTGAACGATCTGGTAAGCAACTGGACGATGATCTTCAACTTCCAGCCGCCGAAACGACCGCTGAGAAACATCCGCAACGGCAAGGGAACTCGCACTTTCAACCGCTCTCCCATCAGAACCAG ACCGTCAACAGCAGCCACGACCACCACAACCACAACACGATCCAACACCTCGACGATGTCAACCACGATTCCCAACAGCACCCGGTGCACAACACGCGCAAGAAAAGCCACCACGAGAACAACCTCCTGATGCAGAACGTCGACATCAGCGCCGACTACTGCTGCCACAACAGGACCCAGCTGTTCAACAACGTCAACCATAACCCGCAGGACCTGCTGCTCATCACAATCAAAAACACCAGGTCCCGCCTCAACTGTGGCGTTCGCCGCAACCACAACATGATACAGCCCAGCAAATACGTCAACGACGACCCCCCGAACATGGTGTTCGTCAAGCTCCAAAACACCAAGTCGTCTTCCGCATCAGTTACGCCTACCTGGTGGAAACCGAGTACGGACGGTCGAAGCCATTACGTCGACCGTCTGAGGCCGGATAATCACCACCAACATCTCCTTCTGGAGGAGGGTAAATCTTCAGTGGCGCCCaacagacaaaaaaaattgttgacagTGCAGTTGTGA
- the Nadk2 gene encoding NAD kinase 2, mitochondrial, producing MFKPRTSFKDIILGLKNVATAPEKQFNNSIKIDKVLILSKLSRYEFERRKSNSANDDELEKELRSRGTDFERLIHCHVLHKKFETNVVNTLRKMGIDVEVVNRFNYTQEKVNWADVIVPTGGDGTFLLASSKIRNSTKPVIGFNSDPNRSEGHLCLPKKYSANISKAVEKLQKGDFEWLLRSRIRIKLISQKGEIIPKCLHEIDVKCDAHTPFSKVDPDGKVLPVLALNEVFVGESISSRVSHLQMRLNGSIEQTSLKCSGVCICTGTGSTSWHLSINRLPVQSVAELLKLVDVHSSEDREVLAAQIADVYNRDLIFRADDKRMSYTIRDLISAGVWPHPKGIKSRDFVSKLEIKSNCYEASLVVDGGVSFDFNDGTIAFLEIRPEDSLRTVILN from the exons GCTTAAAAAATGTGGCTACCGCACCCGAGAAGCAATTCAATAACTCGATAAAAATCGACAAAGTACTGATTTTGTCGAAGCTGTCCCGATACGAGTTCGAGAGGCGGAAATCCAACAGCGCCAATGACGATGAGCTCGAAAAAGAACTCAGGAGCAGAGGGACCGATTTCGAAAGACTGATTCATTGTCACGTGTTGCATAAAAAATTCGAAACCAATGTAGTCAACACTTTGAGGAAAATGGGGATAGATGTGGAGGTGGTGAACAG GTTTAACTACACTCAGGAAAAGGTCAACTGGGCAGATGTGATTGTTCCGACTGGCGGTGACGGCACGTTTTTGTTAGCTTCAAGTAAAATAAGAAATAGTACAAAGCCCGTGATTGGGTTCAATTCGGACCCTAATCGATCAGAAGGGCACCTCTGTCTGCCTAAGAAATATTCGGCGAATATAAGCAAAGCCgtagaaaaattgcaaaag GGAGACTTCGAGTGGCTGTTACGCAGCCGAATACGGATAAAATTGATAAGTCAGAAAGGCGAGATAATTCCAAAGTGTCTACACGAAATCGACGTAAAATGTGATGCCCACACCCCGTTTAGCAAAGTAGACCCAGACGGGAAAGTGCTACCAGTATTGGCCCTGAACGAG GTCTTTGTAGGCGAGTCGATTTCGTCGCGAGTTTCCCACTTACAGATGAGACTGAACGGCTCCATCGAGCAGACAAGCCTCAAATGCTCCGGAGTGTGCATCTGCACGGGGACGGGCTCCACCTCCTGGCACCTGAGCATAAATCGGTTGCCTGTCCAGAGCGTGGCGGAGCTCTTGAAACTCGTCGACGTTCATTCCTCCGAAGACAGAGAAGTGTTGGCGGCGCAGATCGCCGACGTATACAACAGAGATCTCATCTTCAGGGCCG ACGATAAACGTATGAGTTACACTATCAGGGATTTGATATCTGCGGGAGTGTGGCCGCACCCGAAGGGTATCAAGTCGAGGGATTTCGTGTCGAAGTTAGAGATCAAGTCAAATTGCTACGAGGCCAGTTTGGTGGTGGACGGTGGCGTCTCATTTGATTTCAACGACGGCACCATCGCTTTCCTAGAGATCAGGCCGGAGGACTCATTAAGGACCGTTATACTAAACTAA
- the LOC138123309 gene encoding uncharacterized protein: protein MLVSGWEHRALQRLRLLKTRRDPLRHHFLGKSGNMELRRSGCSLNPEKSNCVSLVASGREKKIKSVTTPTFRASGSWLDQVDGTTLWKYLEFQFKGCGSDDVAECLGRLTRAPLKRQQRMHLLRFFILPKFYHVWTFGRFNPGVVWTFVFGMPSGHGCAYPTTYAAQLYRFIPVLQLKRFERLAHSSIDSVGECARTDTAEANVRWCRECLADVADRVADGTQSL from the coding sequence ATGTTGGTTTCAGGTTGGGAGCATCGTGCATTACAGCGCTTGCGTTTGCTGAAGACGCGACGTGATCCTCTGCGGCACCACTTCTTGGGGAAATCTGGAAATATGGAACTCCGAAGAAGCGGATGTTCCCTAAATCCTGAGAAAAGTAATTGCGTTTCCCTTGTTGCTTCTGGAAGGGAAAAAAAGATTAAGTCAGTGACGACCCCGACGTTCAGAGCGTCGGGTAGCTGGCTTGACCAGGTCGATGGGACCACCTTGTGGAAGTACCTGGAATTCCAGTTTAAGGGTTGCGGTTCGGACGATGTAGCTGAGTGCTTGGGGCGGCTTACTCGCGCGCCGTTGAAGCGTCAGCAGCGGATGCACTTGCTGCGCTTCTTCATTTTGCCCAAATTTTATCACGTCTGGACATTTGGAAGATTCAACCCGGGCGTCGTCTGGACATTCGTGTTCGGGATGCCATCTGGACACGGCTGCGCCTACCCCACGACGTACGCGGCGCAGCTGTACCGCTTTATTCCGGTGTTGCAGCTCAAGAGGTTTGAGCGCTTGGCTCATTCCTCCATCGACAGCGTTGGCGAGTGTGCGAGGACCGACACGGCCGAGGCGAACGTCCGGTGGTGTCGGGAGTGTCTAGCGGATGTCGCAGATCGGGTCGCGGATGGAACGCAGAGCCTTTGA